The following proteins are co-located in the Methanomassiliicoccales archaeon genome:
- a CDS encoding NAD-dependent epimerase/dehydratase family protein, which yields MKLRGRKILVTGCAGFIGSHLTEELLRLGNEVVGVDNFSAGKRAFMANALQNDSFRFVEGDLLTMDLKPLLIGVEAVCHFAANPDVRIGASDTHIHFEQNIEVTYRLLEECARGDVQDIVFPSTSTVYGETKVIPTPEDYGPLVPISIYGASKLACEALISSYCHTFDMSAVIYRFANVVGPRSTHNVLHDFIRKLREQPHFLDILGAEPGTNKSYIHISDCISGIVVGAEMAREQVEIFNIGSRDRINVKGIADIVVEEMGLKDVDYHWSGGVKGGRGWIGDVKEMLLSVEKLSSLGWSPRMNSEQAIRRAVKEILGKD from the coding sequence ATGAAGCTCAGAGGAAGGAAGATTTTGGTAACTGGATGCGCTGGTTTCATCGGCTCTCACCTGACCGAGGAGCTTTTGCGCTTAGGGAACGAGGTCGTGGGTGTGGACAATTTCTCAGCTGGCAAGCGAGCTTTCATGGCAAATGCGCTCCAAAATGATTCCTTCCGATTCGTGGAGGGGGACCTTCTCACCATGGACCTAAAGCCTTTGCTCATCGGAGTAGAGGCAGTATGCCACTTTGCCGCCAATCCAGATGTGAGAATCGGAGCCTCCGATACGCACATTCACTTTGAGCAAAACATCGAGGTCACTTATCGCCTTCTAGAGGAATGTGCCCGAGGCGATGTGCAGGACATCGTATTCCCTTCCACCTCCACCGTTTACGGCGAGACCAAAGTCATCCCTACGCCTGAGGACTATGGGCCGTTGGTGCCCATCTCTATATACGGAGCCAGCAAACTAGCGTGCGAAGCTCTCATCTCTTCCTATTGCCACACCTTCGATATGAGCGCGGTAATATATCGCTTCGCGAATGTCGTGGGGCCGAGATCTACGCATAACGTGCTGCATGATTTCATACGCAAGCTGCGGGAGCAACCCCATTTCCTGGATATTTTAGGCGCCGAGCCAGGTACAAACAAGTCTTACATCCATATCTCAGATTGCATAAGTGGTATAGTGGTTGGCGCAGAGATGGCCAGGGAGCAGGTAGAGATATTCAACATAGGCTCGCGAGACCGAATAAACGTGAAAGGTATCGCGGATATAGTGGTGGAGGAAATGGGCCTCAAGGATGTAGATTATCATTGGAGCGGGGGAGTTAAAGGAGGTCGCGGGTGGATAGGAGACGTGAAGGAGATGCTACTCTCAGTAGAGAAGTTATCCTCCTTGGGATGGTCTCCCAGGATGAACTCCGAGCAAGCTATCCGCCGGGCTGTGAAGGAGATCCTAGGAAAGGATTAG
- a CDS encoding transglutaminase domain-containing protein: protein MRKLLTIVLVIILAAALILAGILFIGFGTFKGFRESDLRAPLYSEIERSEGRPPSPHTIVRQETDWGIEWSIADVYSGFGGILWLSVNNDGPRSIWVYGVAFTWTGTSTIYEREAAVLCPPDAKTEVGLVAFGVPVSPGIHRYEIWLSVAVKQLTGDAWYDYGRLKGGTHDIEIKAAGPPLEWQTSRNPTRYYNEVNARISASDVDAVARSIRSQYPGEYNILQVCQAYEWVRRNIAYEEETGDYWQSAKETLARKAGDCEDHAILLASIILNLGGNARVNIIKAHAFPTVFVGRNASEVERIEDAIESFYYLPKDALRINYLIDEFGYWMVIDTVGYAYAGGLPAESRYAISESGGTWTFQSSDYLITVDATGASVGLFGIL from the coding sequence GTGAGGAAGCTCCTGACGATCGTGCTCGTTATAATACTGGCCGCAGCATTGATTTTGGCTGGCATATTATTCATCGGATTTGGAACTTTTAAAGGCTTCAGGGAATCTGACCTGAGGGCCCCATTGTATTCGGAAATCGAGCGTTCGGAGGGACGACCCCCATCACCCCACACTATTGTGCGTCAGGAAACGGATTGGGGGATAGAATGGTCCATAGCTGATGTGTATTCTGGGTTCGGAGGAATATTATGGCTGAGTGTGAATAACGATGGGCCCAGAAGCATTTGGGTATATGGGGTGGCTTTCACCTGGACTGGGACATCTACCATATATGAAAGGGAAGCGGCCGTCCTCTGCCCCCCTGATGCCAAGACGGAAGTGGGTTTGGTAGCATTCGGAGTGCCAGTGAGCCCAGGGATTCATAGGTATGAGATTTGGCTGAGTGTCGCGGTAAAGCAATTGACGGGCGACGCTTGGTATGATTATGGAAGGTTGAAAGGAGGAACGCATGACATTGAGATAAAGGCGGCCGGACCCCCCTTAGAGTGGCAGACCTCAAGGAACCCAACTCGATATTATAACGAAGTGAACGCGCGCATCAGCGCATCTGACGTAGATGCGGTGGCTCGCTCCATCCGTTCTCAATATCCCGGTGAGTACAACATCCTCCAGGTCTGTCAAGCATATGAGTGGGTGAGGCGCAACATTGCCTATGAAGAGGAGACGGGAGATTATTGGCAAAGCGCAAAAGAGACTTTAGCTCGCAAAGCTGGTGACTGCGAAGACCATGCCATATTACTGGCCTCCATCATCCTTAATTTAGGAGGAAACGCTCGTGTGAATATAATAAAGGCGCACGCCTTCCCCACTGTATTCGTTGGAAGGAACGCTTCAGAAGTGGAGCGGATAGAAGATGCCATCGAGTCCTTTTACTATCTTCCCAAGGATGCGCTGCGCATAAATTACCTGATAGACGAATTTGGATATTGGATGGTCATCGATACCGTTGGTTATGCTTATGCAGGCGGTCTACCCGCCGAATCCAGGTACGCCATCTCAGAGAGCGGGGGCACCTGGACCTTCCAGTCCTCAGACTATCTCATTACCGTGGACGCCACAGGAGCCAGTGTTGGATTATTCGGGATTCTCTAA
- a CDS encoding helix-turn-helix domain-containing protein → MTAPLDSLIKLGFSEYEAKAYVAIVSVTEGGISEISQKSGIPRSRVYDIMERLASKGFVEVGATKPLRYRAIDPDKVISQIRLDLMRTLEEAEAGLKELRSTNEKASMPLWLLQGEGTIDQEVAEFIERATPTLSLLAMSRSLLLRHAKAIADRSKVIRVDVLVFNDPEVFFGKLGRANVMKLPQATATSLDWILSPDPQMDQKEQKIRSELVLISGNNSLLVYREDKVRKAMRVEGTIIGRFIFAFAERVIQDAQSM, encoded by the coding sequence ATGACCGCTCCCTTGGATAGCCTTATCAAACTGGGTTTCAGCGAGTATGAGGCCAAGGCCTATGTGGCCATCGTCTCAGTCACCGAAGGTGGTATTTCTGAGATTAGCCAGAAGAGCGGCATACCTCGCTCTCGGGTATATGATATAATGGAAAGATTGGCCTCGAAGGGGTTCGTGGAAGTGGGAGCTACAAAACCACTGCGCTATAGGGCCATCGACCCTGATAAAGTGATATCTCAGATAAGGCTCGATCTCATGAGGACATTGGAGGAGGCGGAAGCAGGTCTAAAGGAATTAAGATCCACGAACGAAAAGGCATCAATGCCTCTCTGGCTTTTGCAAGGCGAGGGAACGATCGATCAAGAGGTCGCTGAATTCATAGAAAGAGCCACTCCCACGCTTAGCCTCTTAGCCATGTCTAGAAGCTTATTGCTTAGGCACGCAAAAGCCATAGCTGACAGGTCCAAAGTAATAAGGGTGGACGTGCTCGTGTTCAACGACCCCGAGGTTTTTTTTGGAAAATTGGGGAGGGCGAATGTGATGAAGCTCCCTCAGGCAACGGCCACGTCTTTAGATTGGATTCTGAGCCCAGATCCGCAGATGGACCAAAAAGAGCAAAAGATAAGAAGTGAGTTAGTTTTGATCTCTGGTAACAATTCTCTCCTGGTCTACAGGGAAGATAAGGTTAGGAAAGCCATGCGAGTGGAAGGAACGATAATAGGTCGTTTTATATTCGCGTTTGCTGAGCGTGTGATACAGGATGCACAGTCAATGTGA
- a CDS encoding MMPL family transporter — MVFEKLAHFITKNYKKVLIAWLVVLIISVPAILQVNEVISYESTGVTTGEYESVRAAEIISHEFQETVANGTIIIVLQDDDVTDVGSRDYVLLLQEKILSSPDLNDFMGMTTPYTINEMVMTQTIMALGPTMRPTEDQVNATAFLLWGVPGLHLSNWVLYLSDSEAFNVTNMQLMLLLQQQGADMAQVQLTMGYYQAFAAAWNASGANPYLLSNPRERTVVSVQTAAPPFISALPLSTIEKEAMMAVLNGFNLTNFNDPSALHSFSLGIIAQASGISNITFLEEVYALGPYYDAESVRQYVRGVISSGTLSSYPVRVPTEYLASLISPNSRTMLITLSFSVASDYVTKDGFRPMFANVDVIRGLIREVNVESKENMVAYVTGGAAISADMMANSIRDVSIIEPITIAIIIILMGILFRSVVAQFLPLGAVAVALGVSQALVFVVGSTVASIDSTVLTILFSLLMGVGTDYSIFMVTRYREERIKGASREKAVHTSITWAGESVATSGATVIIAFFAMALASFEYVRTMGLVLGMAVLVALLVSLTLVPAFLMLVGNRIFWPNTGERWKRYADRIMQRRKAGNHNYFRKAATFAVNNAKVVFAIAIILSVPTTYLYLTTEPSFDFIGAMGKAESIDGMNALSEDFGSGRIMPTQIVIVSDKPVYDGEEFDIAFLDAVENLTTIISSETSMVQQVTGVTRPFGTVVDYRNISAMPEEQREMILASMLNSVGSSNKTILLTVILKPEPQSSEAVNFINSLRQRIAEVQSSEPALANSMILVGGSTASLYDLSTSINEQFRTIELVVVIGIFIVLMIVLGSLLLPLFAIVSIAMSIAWSFALTYLVFGTWLGEPILFIVPLVLFVMLMGIGMDYNVFILTRIREEVHKGKGQNEAIIEAVDWTGGIITALALIMAGAFGSLMLSTNTMLVMFGFALTVAILIDAMVVRTYIVPAAMSLMGKWAWYAPGRLQREGREEKMKNKRNG, encoded by the coding sequence ATGGTCTTCGAGAAGCTCGCCCATTTCATCACTAAAAATTACAAAAAGGTTCTCATCGCATGGCTAGTAGTTCTCATAATCTCAGTCCCAGCCATCCTTCAGGTGAATGAGGTTATTTCATATGAGAGCACTGGTGTCACGACTGGTGAGTATGAATCTGTAAGGGCTGCGGAAATAATCTCTCACGAATTCCAAGAAACAGTAGCGAATGGGACCATCATAATCGTGCTTCAGGATGATGATGTTACAGATGTGGGATCGAGGGATTATGTTCTCCTTCTCCAAGAAAAAATCCTGAGCTCTCCAGACCTCAATGACTTCATGGGCATGACCACGCCATACACCATTAATGAGATGGTCATGACCCAGACCATAATGGCCTTGGGACCTACGATGCGGCCCACGGAGGATCAGGTAAATGCCACCGCATTTTTATTATGGGGAGTTCCAGGCCTGCATCTGTCGAACTGGGTTCTTTATCTGTCAGACTCGGAAGCATTCAATGTGACTAATATGCAGCTGATGCTCCTCCTGCAGCAGCAAGGTGCCGATATGGCACAAGTGCAGCTTACCATGGGATACTACCAGGCATTCGCTGCTGCGTGGAACGCCTCAGGAGCCAATCCTTATCTTCTAAGCAATCCGAGAGAGCGCACTGTTGTAAGTGTGCAAACGGCTGCGCCTCCATTCATAAGCGCACTTCCCTTGAGCACTATAGAAAAGGAAGCGATGATGGCTGTTTTAAACGGGTTTAATCTTACCAACTTTAACGACCCTTCTGCACTGCACTCCTTCAGCCTTGGCATCATTGCTCAAGCCTCAGGTATTTCCAATATCACCTTCCTTGAAGAGGTCTATGCTCTGGGACCCTATTATGATGCCGAGAGCGTGCGTCAATACGTTCGAGGTGTTATCTCTTCTGGTACGCTATCCAGTTATCCTGTTAGAGTTCCGACAGAATATCTAGCTAGCCTGATTTCTCCTAACAGCAGGACCATGCTGATTACCCTCTCTTTCTCCGTCGCGTCGGATTATGTCACAAAAGACGGCTTCCGACCAATGTTCGCCAATGTGGATGTGATTCGGGGTCTGATTAGAGAGGTGAATGTTGAGAGCAAGGAAAACATGGTCGCTTACGTTACTGGTGGGGCGGCGATCTCCGCGGATATGATGGCGAATTCTATTCGCGATGTGAGCATCATAGAGCCGATAACGATCGCTATCATCATAATCCTGATGGGAATACTATTCCGCTCAGTGGTGGCGCAGTTCCTGCCTCTCGGTGCCGTAGCTGTGGCCCTGGGCGTAAGCCAGGCATTAGTGTTCGTGGTAGGGTCAACCGTGGCATCGATTGATTCCACAGTCCTCACCATACTATTCTCGCTCCTGATGGGTGTAGGGACTGATTATTCCATCTTTATGGTCACAAGGTATAGAGAGGAGAGAATCAAAGGAGCGAGCAGGGAGAAGGCAGTCCACACCTCCATCACCTGGGCGGGGGAATCGGTAGCTACCTCCGGTGCCACAGTCATAATAGCTTTCTTCGCTATGGCGCTTGCTTCCTTCGAATATGTTCGGACCATGGGGCTTGTATTAGGCATGGCTGTCCTGGTGGCTCTTCTGGTTTCTTTGACCCTTGTCCCAGCTTTCTTGATGCTGGTGGGGAATCGCATCTTCTGGCCCAACACGGGCGAGAGGTGGAAGAGGTATGCAGATAGGATAATGCAAAGACGAAAAGCAGGTAATCACAACTACTTCCGCAAGGCCGCGACCTTTGCAGTCAACAATGCCAAAGTGGTCTTCGCCATCGCCATAATTCTATCCGTGCCAACCACATATTTATACTTGACCACAGAGCCTAGTTTCGATTTCATCGGAGCCATGGGGAAGGCGGAGAGCATCGATGGCATGAACGCTCTCTCAGAAGACTTTGGAAGCGGCAGAATCATGCCCACCCAAATCGTCATTGTGAGCGATAAGCCAGTCTATGATGGAGAAGAGTTCGACATAGCCTTCCTGGATGCGGTCGAGAATCTTACCACCATTATCTCTTCTGAGACCTCCATGGTGCAGCAGGTTACAGGCGTGACGCGTCCATTCGGCACGGTGGTGGATTACCGCAATATTTCAGCCATGCCAGAGGAGCAGAGGGAAATGATTTTGGCTAGTATGTTGAACAGCGTGGGAAGCAGCAATAAGACCATCCTGCTGACGGTGATCCTAAAACCTGAGCCTCAGAGCTCCGAGGCGGTGAATTTCATAAACTCGCTCAGACAAAGAATCGCTGAAGTGCAGAGCAGCGAGCCTGCTCTGGCCAATTCCATGATTCTGGTGGGTGGGAGCACAGCATCCTTATACGATCTCAGCACCAGTATAAACGAGCAATTCAGGACCATTGAGTTGGTCGTAGTCATCGGCATATTCATCGTGTTGATGATAGTCCTAGGATCGCTCCTTCTACCCCTTTTTGCCATCGTATCGATAGCCATGAGCATAGCTTGGTCCTTCGCCCTAACCTATCTGGTTTTCGGAACCTGGCTAGGGGAGCCGATCCTCTTCATCGTTCCCTTGGTTTTATTCGTCATGCTCATGGGCATAGGTATGGATTACAACGTCTTCATCCTGACACGCATACGTGAGGAGGTGCATAAGGGGAAGGGGCAGAACGAGGCCATTATCGAGGCTGTGGACTGGACTGGTGGGATCATAACTGCCTTGGCCCTGATAATGGCAGGGGCCTTCGGTTCGCTCATGCTCTCCACCAACACTATGCTGGTCATGTTCGGATTCGCGCTTACCGTGGCCATTCTAATCGACGCTATGGTGGTTAGGACCTATATCGTTCCAGCTGCAATGTCCCTCATGGGGAAATGGGCATGGTATGCGCCTGGACGATTGCAGCGCGAAGGGCGTGAGGAGAAGATGAAGAATAAACGAAATGGCTGA
- a CDS encoding winged helix DNA-binding protein: MRELVRWVLGVDRRVLVMKEISRSDIVKPAKIAERYGRSVQNISRAIHELEGQGLVECLTPSKKTWKRYILTEKGKKVYQELMKSGLLGNE, from the coding sequence TTGAGAGAGTTAGTCAGATGGGTGCTCGGTGTTGACCGCAGAGTCCTGGTGATGAAGGAGATCAGCCGGAGTGATATAGTCAAGCCAGCAAAGATCGCGGAGCGTTATGGTCGTTCAGTTCAGAACATAAGTAGAGCTATTCATGAACTTGAGGGACAAGGATTGGTAGAGTGCCTTACCCCTTCGAAGAAGACTTGGAAGAGATACATCCTTACAGAAAAGGGAAAGAAAGTGTACCAGGAATTGATGAAGTCGGGCCTGTTAGGCAATGAGTGA
- a CDS encoding SagB/ThcOx family dehydrogenase — protein MSNREKIFALRSFLKDTMRKEFDFSTTDQSRGLPPPPIQKPYGKGAILITLPDPHRSTTLGFMSVREAISRRRSRREYSSEPLLLDELSFLLWATQGVREIKRGQVYRTVPSAGNRHALETYIASTNVYGLKKGVYRYLPLDHKLVMEFEEERIGEKLARAMLGQRYPMNAAATFIWATVPQRMEWRYGEVSHKVIALDAGHVCQNLYLACESLGLGTVAVAAYDQEAMDELLRLDGMEEFVIYLAPVGRVHP, from the coding sequence ATGAGTAATAGAGAGAAGATCTTTGCCTTGCGATCGTTCTTGAAAGACACCATGAGGAAGGAATTCGACTTTTCCACTACCGACCAAAGCCGAGGATTGCCCCCACCGCCCATCCAGAAGCCATACGGTAAGGGTGCTATTTTGATCACTTTACCAGATCCTCACCGGTCAACGACTTTAGGCTTCATGTCCGTCAGGGAAGCGATATCGCGAAGAAGGAGTAGACGTGAATATAGCTCAGAACCTCTCCTGCTAGATGAGCTATCTTTCTTGCTATGGGCAACACAAGGAGTTAGGGAAATTAAGCGTGGACAGGTTTATCGAACTGTGCCCTCAGCAGGAAATCGCCACGCTCTCGAGACATACATTGCATCGACCAATGTATACGGGCTGAAGAAAGGCGTGTATCGATACTTGCCTTTAGATCACAAACTGGTCATGGAATTTGAAGAAGAAAGAATCGGAGAAAAATTGGCTCGAGCCATGTTGGGGCAGAGGTATCCTATGAACGCTGCTGCGACCTTCATTTGGGCAACCGTTCCTCAACGCATGGAGTGGCGCTATGGAGAGGTCTCTCACAAAGTGATCGCTTTGGATGCTGGTCACGTGTGCCAGAATTTGTATTTGGCTTGCGAAAGCCTAGGTTTAGGGACGGTGGCGGTTGCTGCTTATGATCAAGAAGCTATGGACGAGCTACTTAGATTGGATGGCATGGAAGAATTTGTCATATATCTTGCCCCAGTAGGCAGGGTTCATCCTTAG
- a CDS encoding glycosyltransferase family 4 protein: protein MRVTFVTFEYPPLIMGGAGVYAANLTKELAKLGHEVKVITFGGEKCDNSHPTEKDGIIVDRVQGKASTLRWIALDLKISRKIGHAPRSQRPDVVHLNSLGYIGLRDKSKGPPYVATAHHLVGEIPKRAGLRFSDRIMDFFGENGFLIPAMERFGTSFVDRIIAVSHKTAQGLQTLYKVDFSRIDIIWNGVSEEVIPVGLIDPEEARRRLGLPAGKVILFVGRVDDPRKCLGNIIKAASGIPDTYVVAVGSGDGRRAMELARELGMGSRVKFLGRLCQEELWYAYLGADVHVCASQHEGFGLTIIEAMCAGCPVISTDVGIARELSERLRAVVPVNDVPALRSAIISTLSASTSIQQAKTVRVPEELSWRRCAMETVECYKKSIEEKSRTRY from the coding sequence ATGCGCGTAACCTTCGTTACCTTCGAGTACCCTCCTTTGATCATGGGAGGAGCTGGAGTTTATGCTGCTAATCTCACTAAAGAACTCGCCAAACTTGGACATGAGGTCAAGGTAATCACGTTTGGAGGCGAAAAATGCGATAATTCACATCCCACTGAGAAGGATGGGATTATAGTCGATAGGGTTCAAGGTAAAGCCTCTACTCTGCGCTGGATCGCCTTGGACCTAAAAATATCGAGAAAAATTGGTCATGCTCCCAGGTCCCAAAGGCCTGACGTGGTGCATCTGAATAGTTTGGGTTACATAGGTCTTAGGGATAAGTCCAAAGGACCTCCTTATGTGGCCACGGCGCATCACCTCGTGGGAGAGATTCCAAAAAGGGCAGGATTGAGGTTTTCCGATCGTATTATGGATTTCTTCGGGGAAAATGGCTTTCTGATTCCAGCGATGGAGCGGTTCGGAACCAGTTTCGTGGATAGAATCATTGCTGTTAGCCATAAGACGGCGCAAGGGCTTCAAACTCTATATAAAGTCGATTTTAGTAGGATAGATATCATCTGGAACGGTGTTAGCGAAGAAGTAATTCCTGTTGGCTTAATAGATCCTGAAGAAGCCCGCCGTCGATTAGGCCTCCCTGCAGGGAAGGTAATTCTATTCGTAGGCAGGGTGGACGATCCACGAAAATGCCTTGGTAATATAATTAAGGCTGCATCTGGCATCCCAGATACTTATGTGGTGGCAGTAGGGAGCGGTGATGGGCGAAGGGCTATGGAGCTTGCGAGAGAGCTTGGCATGGGGTCTAGAGTTAAATTCCTAGGAAGACTATGCCAGGAAGAACTTTGGTATGCTTATTTGGGTGCTGATGTGCATGTGTGTGCTTCCCAGCATGAGGGTTTCGGTCTCACCATAATCGAGGCCATGTGCGCCGGTTGTCCTGTGATTTCAACAGATGTGGGGATAGCACGGGAGCTATCTGAGAGACTTAGGGCAGTTGTGCCTGTTAATGACGTTCCAGCGCTCCGGAGCGCCATTATTTCCACGCTCTCGGCCTCTACTAGTATTCAGCAGGCAAAAACGGTACGAGTGCCTGAGGAGCTTAGTTGGAGAAGATGCGCCATGGAGACGGTTGAATGCTACAAAAAGTCTATTGAGGAGAAGAGCAGAACTCGTTACTGA